The Streptomyces sp. RKND-216 genomic sequence GTCGCGGCACTGCTGCCGCTGGCCATCGGGCTGATCGCGATCCTCGGCACCTTCGCCGAGTTGTACGTGCTCGGCTCGCTCACCGACGTCTCCGTGTTCTCGGTCAACCTCACCACCGCTCTCGGCCTGGGCCTCGGCATCGACTACGGACTGCTGCTGGTCAGCCGGTTCCGGGAGCGGCTGGCCGAGGGCGACGAGGTGCCCGCGGCGCTGCGCACGACGGTCACCACGGCCGGGCGCACGATCGCCTTCTCGGCGGCCACGGTCATCGCGGCGCTGTCCGCACTGATGCTGTTCCCGCAGTTCTTCCTGCGCTCGTTCGCCTATGCGGGCATCGGCGTGGTGGCGATCGCCGCACTCTCCGCGCTGATCGTCGTACCCGCCCTGCTGGCCGTCCTCGGACACCGCGTCAACGCGGGACGGGTGCCCTGGGCGAAGACCGTGCGACGCGCCGACGCCCCGGTGTGGGGACGCCTCGCCGGGCTGGTCATGCGGCGCCCCGCGCTGACCGCGCTGCCGGTACTCGCGGTCCTGCTGCTGGCGGCGAGCCCGCTGCTCGGCGCCACCTTCGGCACGCCGGACGAGCGAGTCCTCCCGGAGCAGGCGCAGAGCCGGCAGGTCTCCACCGCGGTCGCCGAAGGCTTCCCCGGCAACGACGCCGGAGCGATCCAGGTCGTCACCGAGGGCGCCGCCCCCGCGGGCGACCTGGCGCCGTACGCCGAGCGACTGTCACGGCTGGACGGCGTGGCGCGCGTGCAGGCGAGCACCGGCGTCTACACCGACGGCCGTGCCACTCCCCCGGGCCGGGCGGCCGAGGCCCTCGCCCGGCCGGACGCACAGCGGGTGACCGTCGTCAGCACCCTGGAGCCCAAGTCCGCCGAGGCGCAGGACCTGGTGCGCGAGGTGCGGGCCGTCGACGGTCCGGGAGGCGTCGGCACCCTCGTCGGTGGCCCGGACGCGCAGCTCGTCGACTCCAAGCAGGCCATCGCCGACCGGCTGCCTGCCGCGATCGGCATGGTGGTCGGCACCACCCTCGTCCTGCTGTTCCTCTTCACCGGGAGCGTGGTCCAGCCACTGCGGGCCCTGGTCCTCAACACGGTGAGCCTGACCGCGGCCATCGGCGCCATGGTGTGGATCTTCCAGGACGGCCACCTTTCGGGCCTGCTCGGCTTCACACCGATGCCCATGGACACCTCCATGACGGTGCTGCTGTTCTGCATCGTCTTCGGGCTGTCCATGGACTACGAGGTGTTCGTGACCAGCCGGATCAAGGAGCTGCACGACGCGGGCGCCGACGACACCACGGCGGTGACCAGGGGTCTCGCCCGGACCGGGCGCATCGTGACCATGGCCGCCGGACTGCTGGCCGTGAGCTTCTTCGCGTTCGTCAGCGGGGAGGTGAGCTTCCTCCAGATGTTCGGGCTCGGCAGCGGCCTGGCGATCCTCATCGACGCCGTCGCGGTGCGCGGCGTGCTGGTCCCCGCCGCGATGCGGCTGCTGGGCCGCCACGCCTGGTACGCGCCGCGGTGGCTGCGCCGGGTGCACGGCCGCGTCGGCCTCGACGAGGGCGGCGGCACCGCGCCCGCGGCGGAACGGGAGCGCACCCCGGCCGGCGTCTGAGCGCACACGCGTCGGGCCCGCGCCCTCCGGAGGACCGGAGGGCGCGGGCCCGACGGGTGTGCGGCTACTTGCCGTTGAACTCCTGGTACGCCTCGAGGACTTCCTCGGTCGGGCCGTCCATCCGCAGCTCGCCGTGCTCCAGCCAGAGCACCCGGTCGCAGGTGCTCCGGATGGACTTGTTGTTGTGGCTGACCAGGAAGACGGTCCCCGCCTTCTTCCGCATCTCCGCGATGCGGCGCTCGGACCGCTTGCGGAAGCGCGGATCGCCGGTGGCCAGCGCTTCGTCGATCATCAGCACCTCGTGCTCCTTGGCCGCGGCGATGGAGAACCGCAGCCGGGCCGACATGCCGGAGGAGTAGGTGCGCATCGGCAGCGTGATGAAGTCGCCCTTCTCGTTGATGCCCGAGAAGTCGACGATGCTCTGGTAGCGCTCCCGGATCTGCTCGCGGGTCATGCCCATCGCGAGCCCGCCGAGTATGACGTTCCGCTCGCCGGTGAGGTCGTTCATCAGTGCGGCGTTCACGCCGATGAGCGAAGGCTGGCCGTCGCTGTAGACCGTGCCGCTCTCGGCGGGGATCAGGCCGGCGATGGCCTTGAGCAGGGTGGACTTGCCCGATCCGTTGGAGCCGATGAGACCGATGGCCTCGCCGTGGTACGCGGTGAAGCTGACGCCGCGCACGGCGTGCACCCTGCGGACCCCCCGGTCGGGGTCGCGCCGCAGCATCCTGCTCAGCGCCGCGGTGGCGCTGCCCTTGCCCTTGGAGGCACCGTTGACCCGGTAGACGATGTGCAGGTCTTCGGCGATGACGGTCGGCACCCGCGACTGCGCGGGGGCCGACGATTCCGTCTCCCTGGACTTCTCAGCCACGGCCATAACGCTCCTCCGCCTTCCAGAAGAACACAAATCCGAAGGCGCCGATCAGCAGCGCCCAGCCCAGGGCGGCAAGCCAGCCCCACGGCGCCACGTACGCCATCGTGTAGTCGTCGATCAGAGCACGGCGCATCAGATCCATGTAGAGGGCTGCAGGGTTGTACTGAAGCACCTGAGCAAGCCACTCGGGTCCGTCCGCGCGCTCCGTCACCATGTGATGCAGGGGAAACAGAACCCCGGAGGCGTACATCCACGTCCTGAGCACGAACGGCATGAGCTGAGCCAGGTCGGGTGTGTTGCTGCCGAGCCTTGCGAAGACCAGGGCGAGCCCGGTGTTGAACATGAGCTGCATCACGAGCACCGGCACGATGAAGAACCACGACCAGTCGGGGAACTCACCGAAGGCGACCAGGATCACTCCCAGCACGATCATCGAGTAGAGCAACTGCTGAAGCTGCTGCAGCGAGAACGAGATGGGCAGGGCTGCGCGTGGAAAGTGCAGGGCTCTGACCAGACCCAGATTATTGGCGATCGACCGTACGCCGCTCAGCACCGAGGTCTGCGTGAAGGTGAAAACGAAGACGCCCGTGACGAGGAACGGCACGTAGTTGTGCTCGCCGCCCGGCACTCCCTCCCGGCCACCGAGCAGCAACCCGAAGATCAGGAAGTACACACCCGCGTTCAGCAGGGGCGTCGTGACCTGCCAGAGCTGGCCGAGCTTGGCCTGGCTGTACTGCGCGTGCAGTTTCGCGCGGGAGAAGGTGAGGATGAAGTGGCGCCGGGCCCAGAGCTGCCGGACGTACTCCGGCAGGGAGGGCCGCTTGCCGCTGACCGTCAGGCCGTACTTCGCCGCCAGCTCGGCCGGGGACAGGCCGTCGTCCGGTGATGGCGGGGGGTTCACGGCGACCGCACCGTCGTGCGTTGTCTCGCTCACGTTGAAACTTTCGTCCTCACACTGTCCAGTGACTCGGAAGACCCGATGTTCTCAGATCCGAGCTTGTCAGATGACCGGCGGTCGGCCCAGTCGCGTCATGCGCCACACGGTGCGCCATTTCATGGGCCTGCGCGGCCCGCACGGGGTGGTCCAGCCCTCCTTGAACCCGCCCAGCCACGCCCTGAGCGCCGGCCGCGACGGGCGTCTGGCCAGCGTCAGCAGCAGCCATACGCCCAGGTAGACGGGCACCAGCGGGGCGGGGAGATTGCGGCGGGCCAGCCACACGCGGTTGCGGGCCACCATGCGGTGGTAGACGGCGTGCCGACTGGGCAGCGTCGTCGGGTGGTGCAGCACCATGTCCGGCCGGTAGTCGATGGCCCAGCCCGCGTCCTGCGCCCGCCAGGCGAGATCGGTCTCCTCGTGGGCGTAGAAGAAGGCGTCCGGCAGGCCGCCCACCTGCTGGAACACGGCGGTCCGGACGGCGTTGGCGCCGCCCAGGAAGGTGGTGACGCGGGACGGCCGCAGCGGGTCCGACGCGCGCAGCCGGGGGACGTGGCGGCGCTGGGTGACGTCGGTCTCCGGGTCGGCGATGCGGAAGCTGACGATGCCCAGCTCCGGGTCGGCGGCGAACGCCTCCCGGCACAGCTGGGCGGTGTCCTTGCGGGGGAGCAGACCGTCGTCGTCCAGGAACAGCAGCACGTCGACGTCCCGGCCTCCGGGGCCGAACACCTCGATGCCGACGTTGCGGCCGCCGGGGATGCCGAGATTTTCCGGAACCTCGACCGTCCGTACACCCGCCGGCAACGCGGGCAGCGGCGCCCCGTTACCGACCACCGCGATCTCGACCGGGGCGCCCTCCTGCGCGGCGACCGAGTCGAGGAGAGCGCGCAGCTCGTCGGGGCGGTTGCCCATGGTGATGACGACCGCCCCGACGGTCACACCGGCCGCCGGGGCCTTCTCGCGCGCGCTCACTTGAGCCTGCTCGAGACGAGGACGGACACCAGGTGGAGCACCGTCTGGAGGAGGGCGATGCCCGCCAGCACCGCCACCGCGAGCCGGGTGAAGTACAGGTCGCCGCGCACGGCGTCCAGCACGGCCACCAGCAGGATGAGCAGGGACGCCTCGATGCCGAGGATCAGCCGGTGGAACTTCAGCGCCGCCGCCGCCTTGCGGGCCAGTGCCAGGCCGGACGACCGCGGCTCGGACGCCGCCTCCTGCACCGGCGGCATCCCGGCCTGGTGCCGGGCGACGCCGACGAGATCGGTCTCCGCCTTGATCAGGACGGCGCCGAGCGCGGCGAGCGTGCCGAGGAACGCCCACAGCCACTCGGCCCGGCCCTCGCCCCACAGGTCGGCGGCGCGCAGGCCGAGTCCGACGAGCACCGCGGCGTCGCAGAGGTAGGCGCCGACCCGGTCCAGGTAGACGCCGCCGAGCGAGTACTGCTTCTTCCAGCGGGCGATCTCGCCGTCCACGCAGTCGAGCAGCAGGTACAGCTGGACCATCACCACGCCCAGCACCGCCCCGGCTATGCCGGGGACCAGCAGGGCCGGGGCGGCGAGGACACCGGCGAGCGTCATCAGGTAGGTGAGCTGGTTGGGCGTGACCCGCGTGTTGACCAGGTGCCGGTCGACGCGGAGGGACACCTCGCGCATGTAGAGGCGTCCCGCCCAGTGCTCACCGCTGCGCCGGTCCTTCACCCCCTCGGGGTGCACGACCGGGCGGAGTTCAGCTACCGATGGCCTTGGCATAGTCGGCGTACGCGTCCTTGATCTGGTCGGTGGACAGGTCGAGGTGCTCGAGGATGGTGTAGCGGCCCGGACGGGTCTGCGGTGCGAACTCGACCGCCCGGACGAACTCCTCGACGCTGAAGCCGATCTCCTCCGGCAGCACCGGCAGGCCGTGCCGGCGCAGCACCTCGGCCATGTGCGCGGAGTCCTCCTCGGCGCCGCGCAGGTGCATGGCGAACGCCGCGCCCAGGCCGACCTGTTCGCCGTGGCTGGCCGCGCGCTTGGGGTAGAGGAGGTCGAACGCGTGGTTGATCTCGTGGCAGGCGCCGGACGCGGGACGGCTGTCGCCCGCGACCGACATGGAGATCCCGGTGAGCACCAGGCCCTCGGCGAGCACCTGGAGGAAGTCGTCGTCGCCCACACCGCCGGGGTGCCGCAGCACGGCCTCGCCGGCCTGGCGAGCCATGGCGGCCGCGAGGCCGTCGATGGACTCGCCGGTCTCCCGGTTGGCCAGCTCCCAGTCGGCGATGCAGGAGATGTTGGACACCGCGTCGCCGATGCCGGAGCGCACGAACCGCACGGGCGCCTCGCGTACCACGTCGAGGTCGATGACGACCGCGATCGGGTTGGGCACGCCGTACGAGCCGCGGCCCGCGTCGTTGTCGAGGGTGGCCACGGGCGAGCACAGGCCGTCGTGGGCCAGGTTGGTGGCGACCGCGACGAGCGGCAGGCCGATGCGGGCCGCCGCGAACTTCGCACAGTCGATGATCTTCCCGCCGCCCAGGCCGACCACCGCGTCGTAGTGGCCGGACTTCATGGCCTCCGCCAGCTTGATCGCGTCGTCCAGCGTGCCGCCGCCCACCTCGTACCAGGTGGCGCCCGGCAGGGCCGGTGCCAGCCGCTCGCGCAGCTTGGCCCCGGAACCGCCGCTGATGGCGACGGCCAGCTTGCCGATGGCGGAGATCCGCCGGTCGGCGAGGACGTCGGCCAGGTCGTCCAGCGCGCCGGCCCGGATGTCGACGACGACTGGCGAGGGGATGAGCCTCGTCAGTACCGGCATGCGATCTCCCGGCCCTTGGCGAGGTCGTCGTGGTTGTCGATCTCGACCCAGGCCACGTCGCCGATGGGGGCCACGTCGACCTTGAAGCCGCGGTTGACCAGCTCCTGGTAGCCGTCCTCGTAGTAGAGGTCGGGGTCACGCTCGAAGGTGGTCTTCAGGGCGTCGGCCAGCTCGTCGGCCGCGGAGCCCTCGATGAGGGTGACGCCGATGTACTCGCCAGTGGCCTCGGACGGGTCCATCAGCTTGGTGATCTTCTGGACGCCCTTGGCGGGGTCGACGACGACCTTCATCTCCTCCTCGGCGAGCTGCTTCACCGTGTCGAGGGCGAGGATGATCTTCTGGCCGTCGCCGCGCGCGGCGAGCAGGGTCTTCTCGACGGAGACCGGGTGCACGGTGTCGCCGTTGGCGAGGATCACGTCGTGCTTGATGGCGTCACGCCCGCACCACAGGGAGTAGGCGTTGTTCCACTCCTCGGCCTTGTCGTTGTCGATGAGGGTGAGCGTGAGGCCGTACTTCTGCTCCAGGGCATCCTTGCGCTCGTACACCGCCTCCTTGCGGTAGCCCACGATGATCGCCACCTCGGTCAGGCCGATCTCGGCGAAGTTGCCGAGGGTCAGGTCGAGGATGGTGGTGTCGCCGTCGACCGGCACCAGGGCCTTCGGCAGGGTGTCGGTGTAGGGGCGCAGACGCCTTCCGGCGCCGGCGGCCAGCACGAGGCCGATCATGCGGGTTCTCCTGTTTCGTCGTGTACGGCGGGTGCTCCGCCCGCAGAGGCGGACACCCAGAAGCGGACGCTCTCGACGAGCACCGCCACGGCGATGACCACGGCGAGCGCGGTCAGCGCGAGTGTGAAGCCTTGGCCCGTTCCCCCGAGGAGCAGCGCGGCGGCGACCGTGACCGCCGACGTCCTCCCCTCGTGCCCCCCTGTCGCGCGCACCAGCCAGGCCGGTGGCGCCCCGGTGCCGCCGCGGATGCGGTACACCGTGTCGTAGTGATGGTAGGCGACCGCGGACACCAGTCCGAAAGCGGCGGGCAGGGCGCCGTTCACCTCGGACCGGGCGGCGAGCACGAGCACGGTGGCGTATTCGGCGGTCCGCAGCAGCGGCGGGACCAGCCAGTCGAGCGCGCCCTTGAGCGGGGCGGCGACGGCGAGCCCGGCGAGCACGACGTATCCGGCGGCCGCGAGCACCGGCCACCAGCTGCCGAGGGGGGCCCGCAACGCGGCGCCGGTCACCGTCGCGGCGCCCAGCGCGGCGAGCGCCGGCGCCAGCGGACCGCGCACGGCACCGGCGCCGGCCAGGCGGGCGACGGCCCCGGACAACGGACCGGTGTCGGCGAGGTCGGCCAGCGCGCGGGCCGCGCGGTCGGTGCGGTGTGCCCGCCGGGTGACCGAGCGCAGTACGCGCCCGCCGGTGGTGTAGCAGGCTGCCAGTGCACAGCCCGCGAGCAGCACGGTCAGCGTCACGCGCGGCGAGGTGAAGGCGGTGAGGACGGCGATCAGCGCCCAGCGTTCACCGATGGGCAGCACGATCATGCGGCGCGCCCAGACCGTCCAGCCGACCCGGTCCAGGCGTCCGGAAAGGGCGGCGGTGGGGCTGGTGTTGGCGGCGGCGTCGTGGTTGGCCTCGGTGAAGGAGAAGTCCACGACGTGGCGCACGGTCTGGAGCACCATGGCCCCCAGCGCGAGCGCCCACACGTCGTCGCCGCCGCGCGCCGCGCCCAGCGCCAGACCCGCGTAGTAGGCGTACTCCTTGGCCCGGTCGAAGGTGGCGTCGAGCCAGGCACCGAGGGTGGAGTACTGCAGGGAGTAGCGGGCGAGCTGGCCGTCGGTGCAGTCCAGTACGAACGAACCGAGCAGCAGCACCCCGGCCGCGGCGAACCCGGCGCGGGTGCCGGTGGCGGCGCAGGCGGCGGCGATCAGGGCGGTGACGAGGGACGCGGTGGTGACCTGGTTGGGCGTCAGCCCGCGACGGGCGCACCAGCGTGCCAGGTAGCGGGAGTACGGGCTGATCGCAAACGTGGTGAAGAAGCCGTCTCGCGGCTTCACCGCGCCCCGCAGCCGTACGGCCTCCTCATCGACGCCGGCCACCGCCTCCTCGGCTGCCCGGCGGGCGTCCGGCCCGTCGGGCACCTCCGCGACGAGGACGCCGAGCGCCGGGCGCTGCACGGCGGCGCCTCCGGCGTCCAGGGCCGCGGCGAGGGCGTCCGGGAGGGTGTCGGTGCCGGGTTCGGCGGGTGGGGACGCGGCGCGGGACGGCGCCGCACCGGCCCCTTCGTCCGCGAGCAGGTCGTCCACGGGGGCGTCCGTCTCCGAGGCTCCGATGCCGCGCTCGGTCGCGCCCGGAGAGGCGGAGGGTGCGGGTGCGCCGTCGGCGTCCGCGCCGTCGGCGAGGCCCGGGACGCGGCCGCGTCCTTCTCCTGGCTGTGCGGGGATCGCGGGGCCCCCGTCCGCGGCCGGACGGGGGCCGTCGAGGGTGCCGGTGCGCGTACCGGCACCGGCGGACGCGAGACCGTCGGTGTGCGGCGTCCCCACGGTGCCGGCGGCGGTCAGGCCATCGTGCCGCGCGCCCCCGGGCGCGGGCACGGCCTGTCCGTCCAGCGCACGGAGCAGTGCCGGCCGGGCCTGTGGCTGGGCCGTCAGGGCACCGGGCACCGCGGCGGCGGGGAAGCGGGGGTCGGTCAGGGCGAGCCGGAGGCTCTGCAGGTGGCCGACGAACCGGGCGTCGACCAGCGCGACGCGCTCACCGGCCGGGACCCGCCGGACCTCGGCCGCGGCGGCGGCGGCGTCGGCGGCCGTGCGGACGTCGAAGCCCAGCGTCCGCAGGCCGTCCTCGAGTGACGACCCGTCGACCGGTGGACCGGTGAGGATGGCGGTCGGCAGCGGAACTCACTCCTTGACGTGCGGCAGGTCGCCGTGCCGGGCGTCGGGCGGCCGGGCAGCGGCAGGGCACGCCCGCACCGGGGACACGGCGGGGCGGCATCGGCCATGAGGCTATCGGATCAACGACGTGCGCCGTTCATCGCGCGTTCGCCGGACACCGCGCGCCGGGCGGAAGGGCCCGGGCGCCGGACGGGGCGCCACGGACCAGGGACGACGCGGGGGCGCCCGGCGGTTCCGGCCCGGTCCGGCGGATAGGGTGCCGCCATGACGTGGTTGATCACAGGTGGCGCGGGTTACATCGGCGCGCACGTCGTCCGTGCGCTGGGCGCCGCCGGCGAGCGGGTCGTCGTGCTCGACGACCTCTCCAGCGGGCTGCCCGAGCGGCTTCCCGCGGAGGTTACGGTCATCGAGGGCTCCGTCCTGGACCGGGACCTGCTGGACCGGACGCTCGCCGGCCACGATGTGCGGGGCGTGGTCCACCTGGCGGCGCGCAAGCAGGTCGGCGAGTCGGTCGAGCAGCCCCTGCGGTACTACCGGGAGAACCTGCACGGGCTGACGGTGCTGCTGGAGGCGGTCGTCGCCGCGGGGGTGGACCGGTTCGTGTACTCCTCCTCGGCAGCGGTGTACGGCATGCCGGACGTGGACCTGGTCACGGAGGACACCCCGTGCGTGCCGATGAACCCGTACGGGGAGACCAAGCTGGCCGGTGAGTGGCTGGTACGCGCCACGGGCCGCCGGCACGGGCTCGCGACGGCGTGCCTGCGCTACTTCAACGTCGCCGGAGCCGCCGCACCGGAGCTGTCGGACGTGGGCGTGAGCAACGTCATCCCGATGTTCTTCGAGGCCCTCACCCGCGGCGAGGCGCCCCGGGTCTTCGGCGACGACTACCCGACGCCGGACGGCACCTGCGTCCGCGACTACGTGCACGTCGCCGACCTGGCGGACGCGCACGTCGTCGCCGCCCGGCACGTGGCGGCGGCGGGCGAGGCGGGTGCCGGCGCGGAGGATCTGACCGTGAACATCGGCACCGGCGCGGGTGTCTCGGTCCAGGAGATCGCCGGCCTGGTGGCCGACGTCACGGGTCTGCGCGAGCCGGCCCCGCAGGTGGTCGCACGCCGTCCGGGCGACCCGGCTCGCGTGGTCGCCTCGGCAGAGCTGATCCGGCGGGAGCTGGGCTGGAAGCCCCGGCACGACGTGCGCGACATGATCGTCTCCGCATGGGAGGGATGGCGCCTGCGCCACCCCTGACCGCGCTCCCCGGGGATCTGCTCCGGCAGACCAGAGTACGGAAGAAAACGCCAGGTCAGAGCACATGACAACGGTGTTCAGCGTCGCGTTGCCCCTACCCCCCGCCCGTAGTTCACTGGGGACCGCCTGCAGACATTCCGAGTCGAGCGACGGAGGCGGCGCATGGGTGCGGGGCACGATCACGGCGGGCTCGGGGCGGGCTCGGGAGGCACCGTTTCGGCGGCGCACCGCACCCGGCTGCGCATCGCCCTGGGCATCACCCTGACCATGGCGGCGGTGCAGGTCGCCGGCGGCCTCCTCGCCGACTCACTCGCCCTGCTGGCGGACGCGGGCCACATGGCCACGGACGCACTGGGCCTGGGCATGGCGCTGCTCGCGATCCACTTCGCGAACCGTCCGAGCAGCGAGCGGCGCACCTACGGCTTCGCGCGGGCCGAGATCCTCGCCGCGCTGGCCAACTGCGTGCTGCTGCTCGGCGTGGGCGGCTACATCCTGTACGAGGCGGTGCAGCGCTTCCTCACCCCGGCCGGGACGGACGGCGGACTCACCCTGGTCTTCGGCATGGTCGGCCTGGTGGCGAACAGCGTGTCGCTGGCGCTACTGCTGCGCGGGCAGCGGGAGAGCCTGAACGTGCGCGGCGCGTTCCTGGAGGTCCTGGCGGACGCCCTCGGCTCGCTGGCGGTGATCGTCTCGGCGGTGGCCGTGATGCTGACCGGCTGGGAGGCGGCCGACCCGATCGCCTCGCTGCTGATCGGGCTGATGATCGTCCCGCGGACGGTGCGGCTGGCGCGGGAGGCCCTGGACGTGCTGCTGGAGGCCGCGCCGAAGGACGTGGATCTGGCCGAGGTGCGGGCACACATCCTGGCGGTGCCGGGCGTGGAGGACCTGCACGACCTGCACGTGTGGACGATCACCTCGGGCATGCCCGTCCTGTCGGCGCACGTCGTGGTCAGCCAGGAAGTGCTGGACGCGATGGGCCACGAACGCGTCCTGCACGAGTTGCAGGGCTGCCTGGGGGCGCACTTCGACGTCGAGCACTGCACGTTCCAGCTCGAGCCGCACGGACATGCGGCGCACGAAGCGCGGCTGTGCCACTGAGGTGCGGCACACTGGGCGAGCAGCCGGATACCACCTGGAGAAGGACGAACATGGCGAACAGCCCAGCGGCACCCATTCTGCTCGAACTGGTCGACGAGGACGGCGCGACGACCGGAACCGCGGAGAAGCTCTCCGCTCACGTGCCGCCGGGCAGGCTGCACCGGGCGTTCTCCGTCTTCCTCCTCGACGACACCGGCCGGCTGCTGCTCCAGCGGCGCGCGCTGGGCAAGTACCACTCCCCCGGCGTCTGGTCCAACACCTGCTGCGGCCATCCCTATCCGGGTGAGCCGCCGTTCGCGGCGGCGGCCCGGCGGGTGGGCGAGGAACTGGGCGTGGCGCCGTTCTCGATGCGGGAGGCCGGCACGGTCCGTTACCACCACCCGGACCCGGCGTCGGGGCTGGTGGAGAAGGAGTTCAACCACCTGTTCGCCGGGGTGGTGCGGGACCGGTTGCGTCCGGACGCGGAGGAGATCGCGGAGACGGCGTTCGTGACGCCGGCGGAGCTGGAGAAGCGGCACGCGGAGGACACCTTCTCCGCGTGGTTCATGACCGTGCTGGACGCCGCGCGGCCGGCGATCCGCGAGGTGACGGGCGGCGCGGCAGGCTGGTAGCCCCGGCCGCGCACGCGCCCGCCACCCGGCGGGCGCGTGCCTCCCGCGCGGGGCCTGACCGCCGGGCCCCGGGGCTGGGGCCCGGCGGTCAGGCCCCGGGCGGGAGCGGGAACGCCGCCCAGACGACCTTGCCGCCCGCCCCGGTCTGTTCCACGTCGCACAGGCCGCCCGCCTCGGCGGTGATCGTCTTCACCAGAAGCAGGCCGCGACCGCCGGTGTGCTGCTGGTCCGGGTCGGCCTCCAGCGCCTTGGGCCGGTACGGGTGTGCGTCCTCCACGGCGATCCGGACCCAGCCCGAGCCCAGCGACACCTCGACGCCGATCTCCGGGGAGAGCAGCGCCGCGTGCCGCACCGAGTTGGTGACCAGCTCGGAGAGGATGAGCAGCAGCCCCTGCAGCATGTCGTCGGTGACCGGCGCGCGCTGCCGGCGCACCAGGTCACGTACGGCGTGCCGCAGCTGCGGCACGGACGAGTCGAGCGCGGGAGCGGTGAGGCGCCAGGTGCCCTCGTAGCTCGCCGGCCGGGCGCACTCCTGCACCGGTGTCGCCACCGGGGCACCGCCACCGGCCGCCGGCGGCTCACTCCCGCGGATGTCCATCTGCCGCACCCCGCTCCCTCCACGCTGTGTTCTTGCATCTGTTCTTGCATCGAGTGTTGATAGCTCACACCCCCGAACCGACCGGCTGACCGCAAGTCGTCACCTATCGACGACATGTGCCACTCGACCTTCGATTCATGGCCTTCCGTGACCGGAAATGCGCCAGTGCCCGGACGATGTCTGACAGCCCGGCGGATACGATCGGACTCATGCAGCTGGCCACCGCGTGCGCCGAGGGCGTCGCGACCGTCACCATCGACCACCCGGCCAAACGGAACGCGATGACGCCCGCCATG encodes the following:
- a CDS encoding ABC transporter permease is translated as MSETTHDGAVAVNPPPSPDDGLSPAELAAKYGLTVSGKRPSLPEYVRQLWARRHFILTFSRAKLHAQYSQAKLGQLWQVTTPLLNAGVYFLIFGLLLGGREGVPGGEHNYVPFLVTGVFVFTFTQTSVLSGVRSIANNLGLVRALHFPRAALPISFSLQQLQQLLYSMIVLGVILVAFGEFPDWSWFFIVPVLVMQLMFNTGLALVFARLGSNTPDLAQLMPFVLRTWMYASGVLFPLHHMVTERADGPEWLAQVLQYNPAALYMDLMRRALIDDYTMAYVAPWGWLAALGWALLIGAFGFVFFWKAEERYGRG
- a CDS encoding iron-containing alcohol dehydrogenase family protein, which gives rise to MPVLTRLIPSPVVVDIRAGALDDLADVLADRRISAIGKLAVAISGGSGAKLRERLAPALPGATWYEVGGGTLDDAIKLAEAMKSGHYDAVVGLGGGKIIDCAKFAAARIGLPLVAVATNLAHDGLCSPVATLDNDAGRGSYGVPNPIAVVIDLDVVREAPVRFVRSGIGDAVSNISCIADWELANRETGESIDGLAAAMARQAGEAVLRHPGGVGDDDFLQVLAEGLVLTGISMSVAGDSRPASGACHEINHAFDLLYPKRAASHGEQVGLGAAFAMHLRGAEEDSAHMAEVLRRHGLPVLPEEIGFSVEEFVRAVEFAPQTRPGRYTILEHLDLSTDQIKDAYADYAKAIGS
- a CDS encoding glycosyltransferase; translation: MGNRPDELRALLDSVAAQEGAPVEIAVVGNGAPLPALPAGVRTVEVPENLGIPGGRNVGIEVFGPGGRDVDVLLFLDDDGLLPRKDTAQLCREAFAADPELGIVSFRIADPETDVTQRRHVPRLRASDPLRPSRVTTFLGGANAVRTAVFQQVGGLPDAFFYAHEETDLAWRAQDAGWAIDYRPDMVLHHPTTLPSRHAVYHRMVARNRVWLARRNLPAPLVPVYLGVWLLLTLARRPSRPALRAWLGGFKEGWTTPCGPRRPMKWRTVWRMTRLGRPPVI
- a CDS encoding phosphocholine cytidylyltransferase family protein, translated to MIGLVLAAGAGRRLRPYTDTLPKALVPVDGDTTILDLTLGNFAEIGLTEVAIIVGYRKEAVYERKDALEQKYGLTLTLIDNDKAEEWNNAYSLWCGRDAIKHDVILANGDTVHPVSVEKTLLAARGDGQKIILALDTVKQLAEEEMKVVVDPAKGVQKITKLMDPSEATGEYIGVTLIEGSAADELADALKTTFERDPDLYYEDGYQELVNRGFKVDVAPIGDVAWVEIDNHDDLAKGREIACRY
- a CDS encoding ABC transporter ATP-binding protein, which translates into the protein MAVAEKSRETESSAPAQSRVPTVIAEDLHIVYRVNGASKGKGSATAALSRMLRRDPDRGVRRVHAVRGVSFTAYHGEAIGLIGSNGSGKSTLLKAIAGLIPAESGTVYSDGQPSLIGVNAALMNDLTGERNVILGGLAMGMTREQIRERYQSIVDFSGINEKGDFITLPMRTYSSGMSARLRFSIAAAKEHEVLMIDEALATGDPRFRKRSERRIAEMRKKAGTVFLVSHNNKSIRSTCDRVLWLEHGELRMDGPTEEVLEAYQEFNGK
- a CDS encoding CDP-alcohol phosphatidyltransferase family protein, with protein sequence MPRPSVAELRPVVHPEGVKDRRSGEHWAGRLYMREVSLRVDRHLVNTRVTPNQLTYLMTLAGVLAAPALLVPGIAGAVLGVVMVQLYLLLDCVDGEIARWKKQYSLGGVYLDRVGAYLCDAAVLVGLGLRAADLWGEGRAEWLWAFLGTLAALGAVLIKAETDLVGVARHQAGMPPVQEAASEPRSSGLALARKAAAALKFHRLILGIEASLLILLVAVLDAVRGDLYFTRLAVAVLAGIALLQTVLHLVSVLVSSRLK
- a CDS encoding MMPL family transporter, whose translation is MLDRIAALALRRARALLLLGLVAVVAMGAVGFGAFGKLQGGGFEDPDAPSSRAQRVIEEKFGGDTNLVLLVRAEDGLDSPAALDAGRELTAGVQDAPHVTRVVSWFTTSDPALASGDGDRALVLAHVEGDSTTLADRAKTVTDEWAGDRGAVTVQAGGFAALNNDITSQVSEDLALAEAIAVPLTLILLVIAFGSVVAALLPLAIGLIAILGTFAELYVLGSLTDVSVFSVNLTTALGLGLGIDYGLLLVSRFRERLAEGDEVPAALRTTVTTAGRTIAFSAATVIAALSALMLFPQFFLRSFAYAGIGVVAIAALSALIVVPALLAVLGHRVNAGRVPWAKTVRRADAPVWGRLAGLVMRRPALTALPVLAVLLLAASPLLGATFGTPDERVLPEQAQSRQVSTAVAEGFPGNDAGAIQVVTEGAAPAGDLAPYAERLSRLDGVARVQASTGVYTDGRATPPGRAAEALARPDAQRVTVVSTLEPKSAEAQDLVREVRAVDGPGGVGTLVGGPDAQLVDSKQAIADRLPAAIGMVVGTTLVLLFLFTGSVVQPLRALVLNTVSLTAAIGAMVWIFQDGHLSGLLGFTPMPMDTSMTVLLFCIVFGLSMDYEVFVTSRIKELHDAGADDTTAVTRGLARTGRIVTMAAGLLAVSFFAFVSGEVSFLQMFGLGSGLAILIDAVAVRGVLVPAAMRLLGRHAWYAPRWLRRVHGRVGLDEGGGTAPAAERERTPAGV